The Corallococcus soli DNA window CGCGCTCAACCCGCCGCCCGTGTGGGAGGTGCGCGCGGTGATGGAGGCCCAGGCCACGCTGCCGCCGCGCACCCTGCGCGTGGAGCCGCGCGTGCCCGCGGGCCTGCTCTTCCTGGATCCGGAAGCCTGACGCTCCCGTGCGGGCGCTGACCGGAACCCCGCAGGACTGGCCCCGGCGCGTACGGCTGGAGTTGCAGGCGGGCCCCGGGGAGACGCTGGACGCCATCTGCGGGGGCGAGGTGCAGGTGCTCCAGCGCAGGGCGGGCTACCGCTTCACGTTGGACCCCGTGCTGCTGGCGCACTTCGCCGTCTTCGAGGCGGGCGCGCACCGGGGGAGGCTGGTGGACCTGGGCACCGGGTGCGGCATCATCCCGCTGGTGCTGGCGCGGCGGCTGGGGCGCACGGACATCACCGCGCTGGAGCTGCAGCCGGGGCTGTTCTCCCTGGCCGAGCGCAACGTGTACCTCAACCGCAGCGAGGGCGCCGTGACGCTGGTGCAGGGCGACCTGCGGCGGGTGGAGGAGATGTTCCCCGCGAGCAGCTTCGGCCACGTGCTGTGCAATCCGCCGTACCGCGCGCGCACGACGGGCCAGCGCAACCTGTCGCTGGAGAAGGCGCTGGCGCGGCATGAGCTGGCCTGCGAGCTGCCGGACGTGGTGCGGGCGGCGGCCTACCTGCTGGTGCCCCGGGGCGGGCTGTGCATGGTGTATCCGGCGTCGCGCTTCGGGGAGCTCGTGTCGGTGCTGCGCACGGTGCAACTGGAGCCGCGCACGGTGCGCATGGTGCATCCGCGCGCGGACCGGCCCGCGAAGCTGGTGCTGCTGCACGCGGTGAAGGGCGGCAGGGCGGACCTCACGGTGCTGCCCTCGCTCGTCGTCCACTCCGAGGACGAACACGCCTTCACCGATGAAGTCAGCGCGATGGTGGGCTGAGCGGAAAATGACAGACATGGCTGAGCGACGCGGCCCGGAGTCGTGATGGCCGGAATGCGCTGTCCCTGGCGTGTTCCGCGCCTCTCGTCCTGACGGTTCCGAGGTAGAGTCCCGCCCCGGGCTTGGACCGGGAGCCCGGTGGCTCTTCCGAAAGCAGGCTGTGATGCGCGTGGACATCCACCGTTGGGTGACGCTTGCGCTGGTGCTCTTCGTCGCCCCGGCCCTGGCCCAGACGCAGGCGGACCGGCTCTATGTGGGGTACGGCGTCGCGGGGGGCGGCACGCTGGATGCCGGCCGGACCCGGGTGGACACGCGGCGGCAACTGGACCTGCGCGTTCCGCTGCCGCCCATCGTCCTGGGCCGCACGTACCTGTTGCCCTCGCTGGGCTACGAGCTGAAGTGGCTGGGCGCGCAGGTGCCGCCTCCGGGCCTCTCCGGGGAGGGCGACGACGAGCTGGGGCGGCGCTACCACCGCATCCAGTTGGGGCTGACGCTCGTCCGTCCCATCGTGCCTCGCTGGATGGTCATCGCCGGCGTGATGGGCAGCACCCGCACGGACTTCCGGTCCTCCTTCGACCTGGCCCTGGACACCTCGTGGGTGGCCTTCGCCATGGTCAACCATCAGCTGGGGGTGGAGCCCGGCTTCTCGGTGACGTTCGGCGTGGTGGCGCTGTGGCCCTTCGACCTGCTCCCCGTGCTGCCCATGGCCAGCGTGAACTACCGCCGGGGCCCCTGGATCCTGGAGGTGGGCCTGCCCAGGAGCACCCTGCTGCACAAGCTGGGTGACACCGTGGAGCTGGGGCTCGTGGCCGGCTTCGAGCAGCAGGTGCTCCGCACCCGCTTTGAGCCGGAGGCCCGGATTCCGGGCGCGTTCTACCTGCGCGAGACGCTCATCCGCGTCGCGCCCACCGTCAACGTCCACCTGGGCCAGGACGTGTGGCTGAGCACTGCGGTGGGCCTGACGCTGATCAACGACTTCGCGCTGCTGGACCGCCAGCGCGACAACCTGAACCTCCCCGGGCTTGGGGCAGGACCCGCCCCCTATGCCCGGGTGGTGCTCGGCTGGCGCCCCCCGCTCGGCCGTCCGAAGGCGCGCGCGACGCGCTGACGGCCGGCAGGGGACCGCGCTACGGCGTGGGCGACGGGGCCTCCGCCGTCTTGCGATCCTCGCGGCACCAGGCGAGCTGCTGCTGGATGGCCTCCAGCGGCACCGCCAGCTCCAGCTTGAAGGACGTGCCGTCCGGCCGCACCTTCGCGAAGTCCAGCATCTGCGCCAGGTCCGTCTTGCCCTCGGACTGGGCCTTCATCCGCGCCATGGACAGCGCGCCGCCCAGCGACTTGCCCAGGTCGGTCATCTTCTCCGCGTCCATGCCGCGCACGTTGGCCACCATGGCCACGTCGCCGCTCGTGTCCAGGTGCAGCTCCACGTTCTGCGCCACGTCCACCAGCCGCTGCGCCAGCTCCTGCTGATCCGGCCCCAGCAGCTTCGCCAGCTGCTGCACCGCCAGCACCCCGTACATCTCCCCGTAGGTGCTGTTCTCGTCGATGAGCGGCGGCCCTTCCTCCGTCCCGCGCCCGTCCATGCGATCCAACACCGTCTTCACCTCGTCCGGTGAGCTGCCCACCACCAGCATCCGGTCGTTCCAGGTGCCCACCGCGTTGTCCATGCGCCCCCGCCGCGTGCCGCCGTCCGGCAGGGCCATGGCCATGTCGCCCGGCTCGTACACGCGCGCGCCCGGCCCGTGGTCCGACGACACGCGCTCGCCCAGCAGCTCCTGGTAGTGCGCCTTGCTGAAGTCGCCGGAGAGGATGAGCCCCTCGTCGGTGATGACCACCCGGTCCAGGTCCTGGAACGGATCCACGCCGCTCATCGCCTTGAACTGCTCCAGGTTCTTGCCGCCGTCGCGCATCAGGCAGGCCATCAGCAGCTCCCCCAGCGGCGAGTGCCGCAGGGCGTTGGCCTCGAAGACCACCGCCGTGCGCCCCGGGCCACGCGGCAGCGCCGCGAGCAGCGGATCGCGCGGCTTCGCGGGTGCCTGCGCCACGCCCGCGTCCGGCGCGGGCATCACCCAGGTGCGGCGCTTCTCCGCGCGCGCGAAGTCCGTGCCGCTCATGCGCGAGGGGAACTTCACCTCCGGGGCAGGAGCGCTGAGCTCATCCCCCTGGCCCGTGAACATCATCACCGCGGCCACCGCGAACAGCAGCAGGGCCCCGCCCAGCCACACCCACCTGCGCCTGCGCGAATCCATGCTCAGTAATCCTTTCCTTCGAAGTGCCAGAAGCCCACCGCGAGCGCTCCCAGGCCGAACACCATCACCCCGCCCAGCAACATCCCCAGCGAACCCTGCTGGAGCGGCGTGTTGCTCGCGAGGTCCGCCGCCCCCACGGCCAGCGCTGACAGTCGGGGCAGCACCAGCGTCACCGCGTCGAACGACGCGCGGCCCACCCCGGCCTCCAGGTAGCGCGACACGTCCGCGCGGAACCCCGCCAGGATGCCGCCCACCAGCAGCACGAAGCCCGCCGCGGAGCACAGGGCCGCGCTGCGCACAAGCGTCGCCGTGGTGAGCATCACCGCGTACACCGCCGCGAACCCCACGCACGCCAGGCCCCCGGCCACCAGCGGCCCCGTCGTCCAGTACCCCGTCTTCACCCCGAAGATGAGCGTGAGGCCTCCCGACGCGTACACCGTGCCGCCCACCGCCAGCGTCATCACGCCCAGGAAGGTGCCCGCCAGCAGGTGCCAGCGCTGGAGGGGGAGGGCGAGCAGGTGCTCGATGCGCCCGGGCGACAGCAGGCCCGGCGCGAAGTCCGAACACGCCACGATGCCGAAGAGGATGCCGCCGTAGAACACCAGGTAGGTCGCCGCGCGGAAGATGGGCCGCAGCGCCACGTCCACGGACATGATGTGGGAGCGCACCTCCGCGCCGAAGAGCCGCGACGCCGCGAGCGCCCCGTCCACCACCTCCAGCTTGAGGCTGAGCGCCACCGTGGCCAGCACCAGGGTGAGCCCCACCATGAACGCCATGATGAACTTGCGCGACGCCGCCTCGCGCAGCACGTACCCCGCGATGACGAAGACCGGATTCATGCCGCCACCCCCGGGCCGCCCACCGCGCCCAGCAACACCGCCTCCAGGTCCGCGCCCTCGCGCCGCAGCTCCATCAGCAGCGCCCCGGACGCGCGCGCCTTGTCCAACGCCGCGTTGAGCACCGTCACGTCCGCCGCGTCCACCACGTGCATCCCTTCCGTTGAAGGCGTGAAGCCCGCGGCCGTCAGCGCGGAGGCCTCCGCGCCGGGCGCGAAGCGCACGCGCCACCGCGCCCCGCCGCGCCCCAGGTCCTCCAGCCGGCCCTCGCGCAGCACGCGCCCGTCCGCGAGGATGGCCACCCTGTCACACACCCGTTCGGTCTCCGCCAGCAGGTGCGAGTTGAGGAACAGCGTCACGCCCCGGCGCACCTCCTCCTGGAGGATGCGGCGCACCTCCAGCCGGCCCATGGGATCGATGCCGTCCGTGGGCTCGTCCAGCACCAGCAGCGCCGGGTCCCCCAGGAGCGCCGCCGCCAGCCCCAGCCGCTGCCGCATGCCCTTGGAGTAGCCGCCAATGCGGCGGTCCACCGCGTCCGAAAGCCCCACGCGCTCCAGCAGCCGCAGCAGCGCCGCGGGCTCCGGCTTCAGCCCCTTGAGCCGGGCCACGGTGGCCAGGAACGCGGGGGACTTCCAGGTGCCCGGCAGGTGCAGCCGCTCCGGCAGGTAGCCGATGCGCGCGCGGATGGCGGGATCCTCCGGGGAGCCGCCCAGCACGCGCACCGTGCCCGCGGTGGGCCGCACGATGCCGAGCACGCTCTTGATGAAGGTCGTCTTGCCCGCGCCGTTGGGCCCGATGAGCCCGAACGCGCTGCCCGCCGGGACGAGCAGGTCCATGCCCCTGAGGGCCTCATGGCCGCCCCGGCCGAACGCCCGGTGATAGGTTTTTCGCAGGCCCTGCACTTCAAGGGCGGGAGGAGGAGTTGTCACGGTCGCGACTGTAGACGACCCACGCGGGCGACGATTGCCTCGACTCCGGAGCGGCACCGCACTTTGGAGAGGGGCGAGCGGGCCTGAAACTTTCCATCCCCCCGCGTTCCTGCATTCGCGCCATGGGAAGGGCTTTGCGCACCCTCGCGGGCCGTGGCGCGTCGCGACACCCCGTCGTTTCGGGGCATTGCGTTTCTGGGAGCTCCAACGGTGCCGCTGGTCCGGCCCCTGCAATGCCAGCAGGGACACGCGGTACTCACGCGACACAGGCAGGAGACACGGGCATGACGTGGGCAAACGGGGCCGAGCAGCAGCTTCAGGACGCGCGTCGCGAACTGGAGGCGGCGGAGCGGGAGCTGGCGAGCGGGACCGAGGCGGCGCGGGTTCGCTATGCCCGGGCGCTCTATGAGGCGGACCTGGCCCACCGGCGGGCCGACCGCATGGCGCGCGACAGCCGCCGCCAGCAGCTGAGCTGGCGCCCCGTCGCCGGCTGAGCAGGCAGGTGCGGCGCGCGGAAGGGGTGAAGCGCGGGGCCGGGCGGTTTATACCGGCGACCCATGGCCCACCCCGTCCACCGCCCCCGCCGGCTGCGCCGCTCCGCGGCCCTCCGTGACATGGTCCGAGAGACGCGTCTCTCGCCCACGGACTTCATCTACCCGCTGTTCGTCGTCGAAGGCCGGGACATCCGCCGCCCCGTGTCCTCCATGCCGGGCGTCTTCAACCTGTCGGTGGAGCACGCCGTCCAGGAGGCGAAGCTCGCGAAGTCCCTGGGCGTGCCGTCCGTCATCCTCTTCGGCATCCCGGACCACAAGGACGCGGAAGGCACGCAGGCCTACGCGCGCGACGGCATCGTCCAGCGCGCCATCCGGGAGATCAAGGCGGCGGTGCCGGAGCTCCAGGTCATCGCGGACGTGTGCCTGTGCGAATACACCGACCACGGCCACTGCGGCGTGCTGGACGGTCAGCACGTGGCCAATGACGCCACGCTGCCCCTGCTCGCGCAGATGGCCGTCAGCTGCGCGCAGGCGGGCGCGGACATCGTCGCCCCGTCGGACATGATGGACGGCCGCATCGGCGCCATCCGCAAGGCGCTGGACGAGGTGAAGCTCACCGACACGCCCATCATGGCGTACTCGGCCAAGTACGCCTCCGGCTTCTACGGCCCCTTCCGGGAGGCCGCGCAGAGCACGATGAAGTTCGGCGACCGGCGCGGCTACCAGATGGACCCGGGCAACGTGCGCGAGGCCCTCCGGGAGACGGCGCTGGACGTGGAGGAGGGCGCCGACTTCATCATGGTGAAGCCCGCCCTGTCGTACCTGGACGTCATCCGCGCGCTGCGCGAGAACTTCGACCTCCCGCTCGCCGCGTACAACGTCTCCGGCGAGTACGCGATGCTCAAGGCCGCCGGCCAGAACGGGTGGCTGGACTACGAGCGCGTGATGTTGGAGGTCCTCACATCCATCAAGCGCGCCGGGGCCGACCTGGTCATCACCTACCACGCCCTGGAAGCGGCCAAACTCCTCTAGGCAACACCCCGGGCGCGCCCGCGCGGCGGAGGGCTTGATTGGCTCCGCCGCTTGCGCCCAAATGGTTCCCACACGATGCCCACCCAGAAGAAGCGGCCCGGACGCAGAACCGCGAAGCCTCCGCCTCGACGCGCCCCCGCCACCCGCAAGGGTGCGCGCGCGGGCAAGCGCCCTGGCCGTGGCCGCGCCCCCGTGGTGCGTGAGCCCGGCCCGTTGCAGTACAAAGTGGTGGAGCTGTCCACGGTGGACGAGGGCGCGCTGGAGCGCACCTTGAACGAGTGGACCTCCAAGGGCTGGAACCTGGACGGCGTGCAGTTCGCGATGCGCGAATCCTCCAAGCGCCCGGCCATGGCGTTCGTCTTCTTCACCCGGGAAGGCGAGGCCGCGCAGCACGACGAGGCCGGCGCGCGCGAGCGGTTGCAGCGGTTGTCCGAAACGGGCAGCCCCACCGCGCGGCTCGCGGCCGAATACGGAAGCCACGCCGACGAGCAATCCCAGACGGTGGTGCCCTTCGTCCACCCGCTGTCCGCGCACGAGCGGCTGGCGCGGCTGGCGGGGCTGGACGAACCGGAAGCCCGCGAAGAGGGCCTCACGCTGGAGCCGGAAGAGTGAGCGCCGCCCCTGAACGCAGCCTGATGGCCACGGACCGGGGTGGCGGGCGGGTGCTGCGGCTGGTGCAGGAGGACGCGGGGCCGGACTCGCCGTACCCGAAGGCGTCCCTGCTCCTGCGCCTGGGCGCGCGCGTGGTGGACTGCCTGACGGCCTGGGGGCTCTACGTCGTGTGCGGCGCGGCGGGCGCGGTGGTGGCGCTGCTGTTCCTGCTGCTCGCGGACGGGATGCTCCAGGGGCAGAGCGTGGGCAAGCGCATCTTCGGCGTGAAGGTGATGCACCTGCCCACGCGGTCCGCCGCGCGGCACCGGGACAGCACGCTGCGCAACGCGCCGCTCGCGCTGGTGGTGCTGCTGGGAATGATGCCCGCGCCGCACGGCCTGGTGGCCGCGGCGGCGGGCTTCGTGGTGATTGGCGGCGTGGAGGCGTGGCGGGTGCTGCGCGATCCCCTGGGCCTGCGGCTGGGAGACACCTGGGCGCAGACGCAGGTGGTGGACGGGAAGGTTGTGGCGGGCGCGACGGTTGCTGCCCGCACGCCGGTGGCGGCGGCACGCGCTCCGGGCCGTTTGATGTCCGCGGCGAAGGTGCGCCGCGCCAGGGGCGTTCAGGAAAGGGATACGGAGTAAGCCATGCGCATCGCGCTGACGTACAACCTGCGGCTGTCGGACACGGAAGAAGAGGCGGAGTTCGACACGCAGGAGACGGTGAACACGCTGGCGGGGGCCATCGAGCGACTCGGGCACCGCCTGGAGCGCTTCGAGGTGAGCGGTCCCGCGTCGCGCACCGTGGCCCGCCTGGAGGCCTACAGCCCCGACCTCATCTTCAACACGGCCGAGGGCCGCCGGGGCCGCTTCCGCGAGGCGTTCTACCCCGCGCTCTTCGACGAGCTGGGGTTCGCGTACACGGGCTCGGACGCGTACGCGCTGGCGCTGACGCTGGACAAGCAGCTCACCAAGCTCATCCTCTCCAAGCACGGCATCCGCACGCCGGGCTGGCAGTACGTGGAGAAGCTCAGCGAGTTGGCGGCGGAGAGCCTGCACTTCCCCGTCATCGTGAAGCCCAACTTCGAAGGCTCCTCCAAGGGCATCACCCAGGACTCCGTCGCGGAGACGCTGGAGCAGGCGCGTGAGAAGGTGGCCAGGGCGCTGGAGAAGTACCCGGCGGGCGTGCTGGTGGAGGAGTACATCCGCGGGCGCGACCTCACGGTGCCGTTCCTGGCCGCGGTGGACAACGACTACGACGGCGTGCTCGCGCCGGTGGAGTACGTCATCGACCCGGAGGTCTCCGCCGGGCGCAAGTACGCCATCTACGACTATGACTTGAAGACGCGGCGCGAGAAGGCCGTCAGCGTGCGCGCCCCGGCGGACATCCCCCCGAAGATGGCGGAGGACGTGCGCAAGATGGCGCAGAAGATCTTCCAGGTGCTGGACTGCCGCGACCTGGGGCGCCTGGACTTCCGCCTCTCCGACGCGGGCGTGCCGTACTTCCTGGAGATCAACGCGCTGCCCAGCCTGGAGCCGGGCGCGGGCATCTACTCCGCGGCGGAGCTGGAGGGCCTGCACCTGGACGGGGTCATCAACTCCATCATCCAGAGCGCGGCCAAGCGCTACAAGATCCGCGACTCCTCGCGGCGCCAGGGCAAGCCCGCGCGCAAGTCGGGGCCGCTGCGGGTGGGCTTCGCCTTCAACGTGAAGCGCGTGAAGCCCAGCGCCACGGCCACGGGGGAGGCGGTGGAGGACAGCGAGGCGGAGTACGACTCGCCCAACACGCTCCAGGCCATCCGGGAGGCCATCGCGTCGTGGGGCCATGAGGTCATCGACCTGGAGGCCACGGCGGAGCTGCCCACGGTGCTCTCCAGCACGCCGTTGGACATCGTCTTCAACATCGCGGAGGGCTTCAAGGGACGCAATCGCGAGAGCCAGGTGCCCGCGATGCTGGAGCTGCTGGACATCCCGTACACCGGCTCCGACCCGGCGACGCTGTCGCTGGCGCTGGACAAGGCGCTGGCGAAGAAGATCGTCCGTCAGGCCGGCATCCTCACGCCCAACTTCCAGCTGATGGTCACGGGGAAGGAGCGGCTGAACAAGGAGTTCACCAGCTTCCCGCTCATCGTGAAGCCGGTGGCGGAGGGCAGCTCCAAGGGCGTCGTCACCAAGAGCGTCTGCTACTCCGAGACGGAGCTGCGCGACGTGGTGAAGGAGATCGCCGGCAAGTACCAGCAGCCCGCGCTGATTGAAGAGTACATCGGCGGCCGTGAGTTCACGGTGGGCCTGCTGGGCGAGCGCCGCCCGCGCGTGCTGCCGCCCATGGAGATCGTCTTCCTGGACAAGGCGGAGAAGAACCCCGTCTACAGCTTCCAGCACAAGCTGGATTGGACGGATCGCATCCGCTACGACGTGCCCGCGAAGCTGGAGCCGTCGCTCCTGGAGAAGCTGCGCACGGCGGCGCGCAACTCGTTCATGGCGCTGGGGTGCCGCGACGTGGCGCGCATCGACTTCCGCATGGATGACAAGGGGCGCATCTACTTCATCGAGTGCAACCCGCTGCCCGGCCTCACGCCCGGCTGGAGCGACCTGGTGCTCATCGCGCAGGGCTCCGGCATGGACTACCGGACGCTGATTGGCGAGATCATGGCGCCGGCCATCCGCCGCTACAAGGAGCGCGAGGCGCGCCGGGCCCAGACGGAGCACCCGCCCGGTCCCACGCCACCACTCAACAAGGTGGTCCAGCGCATCGAAGAGCAGACCGCGCAGGCCAACGCCGCCGCGGCGGCGACCGCTGCTGCTGCCGCCGCCGCCGCCCCCCAGCCGAGCGGCAATGGCGCCGCGGCGCCCGGCGAGCCGCAGCCCGGGCGCCCGGAGCTGAAGTCCTGAGCCGCTGACGTGACGGCAAGGGCAGGGGGCTCAAGCTCCCCCTGCCTTCCCCACGGCCTGGCTCAGCCGTCGTTGAGGGCCTGCGCACGCGCACCTCGCAGCCCGGCTTCGCGTGATGCGCAGCAGCTCACGCGGGCGCGAAGCCACCGTGGAAGGTGGGGGGCAGGGCGTGGTCGAAGTGGCACCGCGCCACGGGCCCGTCCTCCAGCCTCCGCGCGTCCAGCACCGCGACGTGGGACGCGTCCGCCTTCGCGTCGTAGACCTGCGTGAGCAGCCAGCCGTCGTCCTCCGCGCTGGCGCCGGGGCGGGCGACGAAGACAGGCTCGGAGGGGTACTGCCCCTCGCCCATCACGGCCTGGGTCATGCGGCCCGTCCCCACGTCGTAGCGCATCACCGAATCGAACAGCCCCCGCCGGGCCTCCTGGGTGGAGTGCCCGCCCAGATAGAGCGTCTGGTGCGCCCGGCCCACCACGCCGGGGGCCACGCGGGGGAACTCGCAGCTCACGTCCGAGAGGCGCTCGGTGCGGAAGGTGCCTGCCTTCACGTCCACCACGGCCCGGTGCAGCCTCCCCCGGGCCTCCAACTCGGTGCCGCCGCGCATCAGGTCCCCCAGCCACTGGTTCGTCGTGAAGTCGGGGTAGTGCACGTAGTCCACCACCAGCGTGTCGCCCTGCTCGTGCGCGTTGGCGAAGTGCCAGAGGTAGAAGGCCTCCGCGGGGATGCGCACCGGGTGCGCCACGTCGTCGATGGGGACCACCAGCACCTGCGTGCCCGCGTCCGGCTTCCACCGCAGGTTGTCCGAGTACGAGCCCAGCCGCAGCAGCATGCGGAAGATGTTGAGCCGCAGCGGCGCCAGGAAGAAGACGAGGTAGCGGTCCGTGGCGATGAAGTCGTGCACCATCGTCGCGCCCGGCAGCGTCACTGCGCCCATCCGCCGCGCCTTGCCCCCGTCCGGCAGCGCGTACAATTCCGCCGTCGTCTCCCGGCCGTACTGGATGCCGAAGTTGTAGGACGTCTTGCGCGACGGCACGCGGTGCGGGTGCGCGGAGAAGCTGCCCACCACCACGCCCTCCAGGTCCGACTCGCCCACGGTGGACAGGTCGTCCATGGACACCTCCACCGGCTTGTCCGCCTCGAAGAGCGCGTACAGCTTGCCGTTCCACGCCATCACCGACGTGTTGGCGGAGTTCTTCTGCGCATTGCGCAGCTTGTGCCACAGCGGCGTGGGCGTGCCGTAGGCGCCGTAGCGCGGGGCCTTCGCCGCGCGCTCGGCCACCATGCCGGGCGTGTCCAGCAGCCGCGCGGCGCCCGTCACGCCCTCCGGCCCGAAGCGCACGCCCAGCATCCCGCCGTCCCCGTCGAACCAGTGCTGGTAGGGCTGGCCGTGGACCTCGAACGTCCACGGCCCCACCCGGTACAGCGACCCCCGGAGCCCTTCGGGCACCTGACCCTCCACCCGCAGCGGCTCGTAGCCGTGCTGGCGGGGAAGCGTGCGGAAGGCCCGGTGCCAGCCCGGAGCCGGGGAGGACGTCGTCTGCTTCATCGCGGTCGTCATGGTGGAGCCCCTCTTCTTCTTGGTGCGTGCCCAAAGCTGGGGACACCCCCGTGCCCCTTCAGCATGTAGACAGGGTAAACATTGCATGTTGTCGCTGTCAACATGGATGTTGACGCTGGCAACTTCGGGCCCTGGAGGGCTAGTTTCCGGACGGGGCGCGCGGCAGGAGGCACGGACGGTGGCGACGCGGAGCAAGCGGACCTTGAAGGCGACGCCGGCGGAGAAGCCCTACCACCACGGGGACCTGCGCCAGGCGCTGGTGGACGCGGCGGTGGTGCTCATCACCGAGGAGGGCTTCGGGGCGCTGTCGCTCCGGGAGGTGGCCCGGCGGGCGGGCGTCACGCACGCGGCGCCCTACCGGCACTTCGCGGACAAGGAGGCGCTGCTGGAGGCGGTGGCGCGCGAGGGCTTCCGCACCATGGGGCGGGAGATGCGCCAGCGCATGGACTCCGCGCCGGACGGCCCGCTGGAGCAGCTGTGCGCCGCGGGCGTGGCCTACGTGCTCTTCGCGGTGCGCCACCCGCCGCACTTCCGGGTGATGTTCGGGCCGCACTTCCAGCACCCCCTGAAGCCGGAGGCGGGCCCGGAGGCAGGGCCGAATGCGTTCACGTTGCTGGTGGACTGCATCGCTTCCGGCCAGGCGGCGGGCCTGCTGCGGGGCGGGGATGCGCGGGCCCTGACGCTCACCGCGTGGTCGCTGGTGCATGGGCTCGCGTCGCTGTTCGTGGACCGGCAGTTGGAGGAGGCCGTCCAGGGGCTGGAGGCCGCGGAGGCGCTCGCCGTCGTACAGACGCGCCTGCTGATCACCGGCCTTGCGCGCACGGACGCGGACGGAAACAGCGACGGTCGGTAGGGACGCGGGGTTGACCGTCGGGGATTGTCGGGTACGGTCGGCGCCATGGTGCGGATACCGGAAGAAACGGGGCCGAGGGTCCGGGCGCGGGAGCTGGGACTCCCGCTGGGGCGCTTCAAGCCGGGAAAGTTCAACGCGATCACCGACGTGGAGGGGGTGCTCGTGGGGCACTCCACCATCATCCAGGGCGAGGGCCCCCTGCGGCCCGGCCACGGCCCGGTGCGCACCGGCGTCACCGCCATCCTGCCCAACCTGGGCAACATCTTCATGGATCGCATGAGCGGGGGCGGCTTCGTGCTCAACGGCGCGGGCGAAGTCTCCGGCATGACGCAGCTCATGGAGTGGGGGCTCATCGAAACGCCCATCCTGCTCACCAACACCATGGCGGTGGGCGCGGTGTCCGACGGCGTGGCCCGCTACCTGGTGCAGCGCTACCCGGGCATCGGCGACGAGCACGACGTCATCATCCCCGTGGTGGGCGAGTGCGACGATTCATGGCTCAACGACATCTCCGGGCGCCACGTGCGCCAGGAGCACGTCCTGGAGGCCATCAACAACGCGGCCACCGGCCCGGTGCGCGAGGGCAACGTCGGCGGCGGCACCGGCATGGTGACGTGCGACTTCAAGGGCGGCATCGGCACGTCGTCGCGCAAGCTGCCGGAGGTGCTGGGCGGCTACACGCTGGGCGTGCTGGTGATGTCCAACTTCGGCAAGATGCACAACCTGCGCGTGGGCGGCCTGCCGGTGGGCGAGGTGCTGGCGGAGAAGTT harbors:
- a CDS encoding tRNA1(Val) (adenine(37)-N6)-methyltransferase, which gives rise to MRALTGTPQDWPRRVRLELQAGPGETLDAICGGEVQVLQRRAGYRFTLDPVLLAHFAVFEAGAHRGRLVDLGTGCGIIPLVLARRLGRTDITALELQPGLFSLAERNVYLNRSEGAVTLVQGDLRRVEEMFPASSFGHVLCNPPYRARTTGQRNLSLEKALARHELACELPDVVRAAAYLLVPRGGLCMVYPASRFGELVSVLRTVQLEPRTVRMVHPRADRPAKLVLLHAVKGGRADLTVLPSLVVHSEDEHAFTDEVSAMVG
- a CDS encoding DUF6268 family outer membrane beta-barrel protein, whose amino-acid sequence is MRVDIHRWVTLALVLFVAPALAQTQADRLYVGYGVAGGGTLDAGRTRVDTRRQLDLRVPLPPIVLGRTYLLPSLGYELKWLGAQVPPPGLSGEGDDELGRRYHRIQLGLTLVRPIVPRWMVIAGVMGSTRTDFRSSFDLALDTSWVAFAMVNHQLGVEPGFSVTFGVVALWPFDLLPVLPMASVNYRRGPWILEVGLPRSTLLHKLGDTVELGLVAGFEQQVLRTRFEPEARIPGAFYLRETLIRVAPTVNVHLGQDVWLSTAVGLTLINDFALLDRQRDNLNLPGLGAGPAPYARVVLGWRPPLGRPKARATR
- a CDS encoding ABC transporter ATP-binding protein → MDLLVPAGSAFGLIGPNGAGKTTFIKSVLGIVRPTAGTVRVLGGSPEDPAIRARIGYLPERLHLPGTWKSPAFLATVARLKGLKPEPAALLRLLERVGLSDAVDRRIGGYSKGMRQRLGLAAALLGDPALLVLDEPTDGIDPMGRLEVRRILQEEVRRGVTLFLNSHLLAETERVCDRVAILADGRVLREGRLEDLGRGGARWRVRFAPGAEASALTAAGFTPSTEGMHVVDAADVTVLNAALDKARASGALLMELRREGADLEAVLLGAVGGPGVAA
- the hemB gene encoding porphobilinogen synthase — its product is MAHPVHRPRRLRRSAALRDMVRETRLSPTDFIYPLFVVEGRDIRRPVSSMPGVFNLSVEHAVQEAKLAKSLGVPSVILFGIPDHKDAEGTQAYARDGIVQRAIREIKAAVPELQVIADVCLCEYTDHGHCGVLDGQHVANDATLPLLAQMAVSCAQAGADIVAPSDMMDGRIGAIRKALDEVKLTDTPIMAYSAKYASGFYGPFREAAQSTMKFGDRRGYQMDPGNVREALRETALDVEEGADFIMVKPALSYLDVIRALRENFDLPLAAYNVSGEYAMLKAAGQNGWLDYERVMLEVLTSIKRAGADLVITYHALEAAKLL
- a CDS encoding D-alanine--D-alanine ligase family protein — encoded protein: MRIALTYNLRLSDTEEEAEFDTQETVNTLAGAIERLGHRLERFEVSGPASRTVARLEAYSPDLIFNTAEGRRGRFREAFYPALFDELGFAYTGSDAYALALTLDKQLTKLILSKHGIRTPGWQYVEKLSELAAESLHFPVIVKPNFEGSSKGITQDSVAETLEQAREKVARALEKYPAGVLVEEYIRGRDLTVPFLAAVDNDYDGVLAPVEYVIDPEVSAGRKYAIYDYDLKTRREKAVSVRAPADIPPKMAEDVRKMAQKIFQVLDCRDLGRLDFRLSDAGVPYFLEINALPSLEPGAGIYSAAELEGLHLDGVINSIIQSAAKRYKIRDSSRRQGKPARKSGPLRVGFAFNVKRVKPSATATGEAVEDSEAEYDSPNTLQAIREAIASWGHEVIDLEATAELPTVLSSTPLDIVFNIAEGFKGRNRESQVPAMLELLDIPYTGSDPATLSLALDKALAKKIVRQAGILTPNFQLMVTGKERLNKEFTSFPLIVKPVAEGSSKGVVTKSVCYSETELRDVVKEIAGKYQQPALIEEYIGGREFTVGLLGERRPRVLPPMEIVFLDKAEKNPVYSFQHKLDWTDRIRYDVPAKLEPSLLEKLRTAARNSFMALGCRDVARIDFRMDDKGRIYFIECNPLPGLTPGWSDLVLIAQGSGMDYRTLIGEIMAPAIRRYKEREARRAQTEHPPGPTPPLNKVVQRIEEQTAQANAAAAATAAAAAAAAPQPSGNGAAAPGEPQPGRPELKS
- a CDS encoding carotenoid oxygenase family protein is translated as MTTAMKQTTSSPAPGWHRAFRTLPRQHGYEPLRVEGQVPEGLRGSLYRVGPWTFEVHGQPYQHWFDGDGGMLGVRFGPEGVTGAARLLDTPGMVAERAAKAPRYGAYGTPTPLWHKLRNAQKNSANTSVMAWNGKLYALFEADKPVEVSMDDLSTVGESDLEGVVVGSFSAHPHRVPSRKTSYNFGIQYGRETTAELYALPDGGKARRMGAVTLPGATMVHDFIATDRYLVFFLAPLRLNIFRMLLRLGSYSDNLRWKPDAGTQVLVVPIDDVAHPVRIPAEAFYLWHFANAHEQGDTLVVDYVHYPDFTTNQWLGDLMRGGTELEARGRLHRAVVDVKAGTFRTERLSDVSCEFPRVAPGVVGRAHQTLYLGGHSTQEARRGLFDSVMRYDVGTGRMTQAVMGEGQYPSEPVFVARPGASAEDDGWLLTQVYDAKADASHVAVLDARRLEDGPVARCHFDHALPPTFHGGFAPA